One Atribacteraceae bacterium genomic region harbors:
- a CDS encoding alcohol dehydrogenase catalytic domain-containing protein: protein MKAAVLEALDRLNVKEVPDYQVGANEALLRVHSCAICGSDIRIMHHGNPRVNFPQIVGHEAAGDIVKVGDSVQRFKVGDRVAVGADVPCGCCFWCQNGMGTNCAINYAIGYQFPGGFAEYLLLNELILNQGPVHLIPDSLSYDEAALAEPLACAINGLEMAKLGVGDSLAIIGAGPIGCMMIEMGRHMGATNIIVIQRSQNRLDMARQFGADHYFLSEQPDIVENVRAVTRSEGPDIVMVTCASPAAQELAITIARHRARVNLFGGLPKDSRNISVPSNVIHYKECMVMGSHGSLPRHHWKAIQVISAGMVRPARVITHRFPLENVREAFEMAESHAGLKVIVNP, encoded by the coding sequence ATGAAAGCGGCCGTATTAGAAGCTCTGGATCGATTGAATGTCAAGGAAGTCCCCGATTACCAGGTTGGAGCCAACGAAGCGCTTCTCCGAGTCCACTCCTGTGCGATCTGCGGCTCCGACATCAGGATCATGCACCATGGAAATCCGCGGGTCAACTTTCCCCAAATCGTGGGTCATGAAGCGGCGGGGGATATCGTCAAGGTCGGCGATTCCGTACAGCGCTTTAAAGTGGGGGACCGGGTCGCCGTCGGTGCCGATGTCCCCTGCGGTTGCTGTTTCTGGTGCCAAAACGGAATGGGCACAAATTGCGCGATCAATTACGCGATCGGATATCAATTTCCTGGAGGATTTGCCGAATACCTGCTTCTCAATGAGCTGATCCTGAACCAGGGGCCGGTACACCTGATACCCGATTCACTCTCCTATGACGAGGCGGCACTGGCCGAACCCCTGGCTTGTGCGATCAACGGATTGGAAATGGCTAAACTTGGGGTGGGCGACAGCTTAGCCATCATCGGAGCCGGACCGATCGGTTGCATGATGATCGAAATGGGACGCCATATGGGCGCAACAAACATTATCGTCATTCAGCGTTCCCAAAATCGTTTGGATATGGCTCGCCAATTCGGGGCCGATCATTACTTCCTGAGTGAACAGCCAGATATCGTCGAAAACGTGAGGGCGGTGACCAGGAGCGAAGGTCCTGATATAGTTATGGTTACCTGCGCTTCACCCGCTGCTCAGGAGTTGGCGATAACGATCGCCCGCCACCGCGCCCGGGTGAACCTATTCGGGGGCTTGCCGAAAGACAGTAGGAATATCAGCGTCCCAAGCAATGTCATTCATTATAAAGAATGCATGGTGATGGGAAGCCACGGCAGTCTTCCTCGCCATCATTGGAAGGCTATACAGGTGATCTCCGCCGGAATGGTCCGTCCGGCAAGGGTGATCACCCACCGTTTTCCCCTGGAAAACGTCCGGGAGGCATTTGAGATGGCCGAATCGCATGCCGGGTTGAAGGTCATCGTCAATCCATGA
- a CDS encoding galactitol-1-phosphate 5-dehydrogenase has translation MTAPLLMKALVLESPGSLVFREVTIPELGKGEVLVQVQACGICGSDVSRVFGGEAYRYPLIPGHEFSGEIVDTRDPAHRAWLGKRVTVYPLIPCRRCPQCEAARYELCDQYGYLGSRRDGGFAEYVAAPVLNCIELPETLDYDTGALSEPAAVTWHALKRSMMCPGDRVVVFGLGPIGLLFGYWARLAGCSRLIGVDIETGKFSLAASLGFDELLAPEDGRLSSRLSSLAEEGGVGLVAEASGVGAALKEALRVVAKRGNVLLLGNQGKEVLLLPDDFSRILRKEIRLHGTWNSSHSRLESDWREILDAQSNRKVFLSPIISHCIPLQEGVQVFSDMYNRSFSYSKVILTP, from the coding sequence ATGACCGCTCCCCTCCTTATGAAGGCCCTGGTCCTGGAATCTCCGGGTTCCCTGGTTTTTCGGGAGGTAACTATTCCTGAACTCGGAAAAGGAGAAGTCCTGGTCCAAGTTCAGGCCTGTGGAATATGCGGATCGGATGTGTCCCGCGTTTTCGGTGGGGAGGCGTATCGGTATCCCCTGATTCCCGGTCACGAATTTTCCGGAGAAATTGTCGACACCCGAGATCCGGCACACAGGGCTTGGTTGGGGAAGCGGGTTACCGTCTACCCGTTGATTCCCTGCCGTCGTTGTCCTCAATGTGAAGCCGCTCGGTATGAGCTCTGTGACCAGTACGGATATTTGGGTTCCCGGCGGGATGGCGGTTTTGCCGAGTATGTCGCCGCACCGGTCTTGAACTGCATTGAATTACCGGAAACCCTCGATTATGATACCGGAGCCCTGAGTGAGCCAGCGGCGGTCACCTGGCATGCTCTAAAGCGTTCGATGATGTGCCCTGGGGACCGGGTGGTCGTTTTTGGTTTGGGACCGATCGGCCTGTTGTTCGGCTATTGGGCTCGTCTGGCCGGATGTTCCCGCTTGATCGGTGTCGACATCGAGACCGGTAAATTTTCCTTAGCCGCTTCCCTGGGCTTTGACGAACTCCTTGCTCCGGAAGACGGCCGCTTGTCCAGTCGCCTCTCGTCTCTGGCTGAAGAGGGGGGGGTCGGCCTGGTTGCCGAAGCGTCGGGGGTGGGTGCCGCATTGAAAGAGGCGCTTCGTGTAGTAGCCAAGCGGGGCAATGTCCTCTTGCTGGGCAACCAGGGAAAAGAAGTCCTCTTGCTGCCCGATGATTTTTCCCGGATTCTTCGTAAAGAAATCCGTCTTCACGGTACCTGGAATTCCAGTCACAGTCGGCTGGAATCCGATTGGAGGGAGATTTTGGATGCTCAGAGCAACAGAAAGGTTTTCCTGTCACCCATTATTTCCCATTGTATCCCTTTGCAAGAAGGAGTACAGGTTTTCTCGGACATGTACAACCGGTCGTTTTCTTACAGTAAAGTTATCCTGACTCCTTGA
- the rpe gene encoding ribulose-phosphate 3-epimerase, whose product MQRPPVKISASLDCANYLHLLDDVRELEQGGADMLHIDIMDGNFVPNYAIGTNLMKKLRPETSLIFDVHLMVQNPEPNIPLFADLGADMITFHVETGSRLHHLVNQVQKWGKKVGVALNPATPVQSLEYLLPYLDLVLLMTVDPGFVGQKFIPEVIDKVALLARMRDGLSKTLDIFVDGGIGDRTVPALRKAGANGFVGGTSSIFAGKEPISRAVASFRELCETGS is encoded by the coding sequence ATGCAAAGACCACCGGTAAAAATATCCGCTTCCCTGGATTGCGCGAATTATCTGCATTTGCTCGACGATGTTCGTGAACTGGAGCAAGGCGGTGCCGACATGCTGCATATCGACATTATGGATGGAAATTTCGTTCCCAATTATGCCATTGGAACGAACCTCATGAAAAAACTCCGTCCGGAAACCAGCCTGATTTTCGATGTGCACTTGATGGTCCAAAATCCGGAACCGAATATTCCCCTTTTTGCCGATTTGGGTGCAGACATGATTACCTTTCATGTCGAAACCGGCTCCCGCCTCCACCATTTGGTCAACCAGGTCCAAAAATGGGGCAAAAAAGTAGGTGTAGCGTTGAACCCTGCTACACCCGTACAATCTCTTGAATACCTATTACCCTATCTGGATCTGGTCCTCCTGATGACGGTTGATCCTGGGTTCGTTGGCCAAAAGTTTATTCCGGAGGTCATCGATAAGGTTGCCTTACTCGCCAGGATGAGAGATGGTCTGAGTAAAACCCTAGACATATTCGTTGATGGCGGGATCGGCGATAGAACCGTACCGGCGTTGAGGAAAGCCGGAGCGAATGGTTTTGTGGGTGGAACATCCAGTATTTTTGCCGGCAAAGAACCAATTTCCCGGGCTGTCGCGTCTTTCAGGGAACTCTGTGAAACCGGGAGTTGA
- a CDS encoding amidohydrolase family protein, translating to MTRETIYRELFNDFINHPKIDSHEHLLPQASYQGKDDILFSILEKSYLPWICFGARDLYTTTCQKIDLRQRISTVPASSFYRYLLKAFDFMYGFRGDLLDDAEWETLRLAIEKEYAREQTIDKWLRNRLSIRRIVWDPYWAVGEYEADQALFVPVLRIDPYFFGFSASARDHDGNTPYRPGEEKERDICTFDDYLALIDRRFAEGLQAGITSLKCAIAYDRGLDFPPVTRERARRAFEREDGKEEAGEINDFQNFIFHYFLEKAVERNLPIQIHTGPGKAFQGAAFRLGIVFEIYRSVKISLLHGGFPWVGEPGAMAHFYPNLFIDLAWLPLLSPTCADLALTQWIEATGGSRIMLGGDSWNAEGAVGSLLYNLECLSRVLTGFVERRYLSLPTARDIGHLILWGNPVEFFGERLGLP from the coding sequence ATGACACGAGAAACAATCTACCGCGAACTTTTCAATGATTTTATCAATCACCCGAAAATCGACTCCCATGAGCATCTGCTGCCTCAGGCAAGCTACCAGGGGAAGGACGATATTCTCTTTTCAATTCTGGAGAAGAGCTATCTTCCCTGGATCTGTTTTGGAGCGCGGGATTTGTACACAACAACTTGCCAAAAAATCGATCTTCGGCAGAGAATTTCTACCGTACCGGCCAGTTCCTTTTATCGTTATCTCTTGAAGGCCTTCGATTTCATGTACGGTTTTCGGGGAGACTTACTCGATGACGCTGAATGGGAAACCCTTCGTTTGGCCATTGAGAAGGAATATGCCCGGGAACAGACGATTGACAAATGGCTACGAAACAGGTTATCGATCCGGCGCATTGTCTGGGATCCTTACTGGGCAGTTGGAGAGTATGAAGCAGACCAGGCGCTCTTTGTCCCGGTTTTACGTATTGATCCTTATTTTTTTGGTTTTTCTGCCTCCGCCCGCGATCACGACGGGAATACACCTTATCGCCCTGGAGAAGAGAAGGAACGGGATATCTGCACTTTCGATGATTATTTGGCATTGATCGACCGACGTTTCGCTGAGGGCCTGCAAGCTGGGATTACCTCCCTCAAGTGTGCCATCGCCTATGATCGGGGACTTGATTTTCCTCCGGTGACAAGAGAAAGAGCCCGGAGGGCATTCGAGCGGGAGGATGGGAAGGAAGAGGCCGGAGAGATTAACGACTTTCAAAACTTTATTTTTCATTACTTTTTAGAAAAGGCGGTTGAAAGAAACCTCCCGATTCAGATTCATACTGGTCCAGGAAAAGCCTTTCAAGGCGCCGCTTTCCGGCTTGGGATCGTGTTTGAAATCTACCGTTCGGTGAAAATCTCCTTGTTACATGGAGGATTTCCCTGGGTGGGCGAACCGGGGGCTATGGCCCATTTTTACCCGAATCTGTTCATCGATCTGGCCTGGCTTCCGCTGTTGTCTCCCACTTGCGCCGATCTAGCGCTCACTCAGTGGATCGAAGCGACCGGGGGTTCCCGGATCATGTTGGGAGGTGATTCCTGGAATGCGGAAGGCGCGGTGGGTTCCCTCCTTTACAATCTCGAATGCCTCAGCCGGGTTTTAACCGGCTTTGTTGAGCGGAGGTATCTCAGTCTTCCAACCGCCCGGGACATCGGACACCTGATATTATGGGGCAATCCGGTTGAATTTTTCGGTGAAAGGTTGGGCCTGCCATGA
- a CDS encoding C-GCAxxG-C-C family protein, translating to MPDAAYYHDQGFNCCEAVLSGMCDYLGIQADIVPRIATGFGGGLGHTGNICGAVTGAVMALGLKYGRNRSEEKEIRNSLCHLVEQFLDRVKQKIGGIQCFELIGVRLNTEEGMAVYREQHLRRRCHDIIEQVEAIAREFINNPNLPFMAGPTFHRKIQPDCPIISGVRCPGRLED from the coding sequence AACTGTTGTGAGGCGGTGCTCTCTGGTATGTGTGATTATCTGGGTATACAGGCAGACATCGTTCCAAGAATCGCTACCGGTTTCGGCGGAGGGCTTGGGCATACTGGGAATATCTGTGGTGCCGTCACTGGAGCGGTCATGGCCCTTGGTTTGAAATATGGACGAAACCGGTCTGAAGAGAAAGAGATACGGAATAGCCTCTGCCATTTGGTGGAACAATTCCTCGACCGGGTCAAACAGAAAATCGGCGGTATCCAGTGTTTCGAATTGATCGGGGTTCGACTGAATACCGAGGAAGGCATGGCCGTATATCGAGAGCAACACTTGAGAAGACGATGCCACGACATCATCGAGCAGGTGGAAGCGATCGCTCGTGAGTTTATAAACAATCCAAATCTCCCTTTCATGGCAGGCCCAACCTTTCACCGAAAAATTCAACCGGATTGCCCCATAATATCAGGTGTCCGATGTCCCGGGCGGTTGGAAGACTGA